The Acidobacteriota bacterium nucleotide sequence TGCGAAGCCGCGGGGTACGCAATGGAAGAGAAGCTCATCGCCAAGAACAAGAAGGCGTTCCACGAGTTCGAGGTCTTCGAGCGCTTCGAGGCGGGGATCGTGCTGCAGGGGACGGAAGTCAAGTCGATCCGCGAGGGCCGGGTCAACCTGAAGGAGTCCTACGCCCGGCTGCGGAACGGGGAAGTCTGGCTCATGCAGTGCCACGTCAACCCCTACACCCACGGGAACCTCTTCAACCACGACCCCGTGCGGCCCCGAAAGCTCCTGCTCCACCGGTCGGAAATCCGTCGCCTCATCGGAAAGGTCCGGGAGAAGGGGATGACCCTCGTCCCGCTCGCCGTGACCCTCCGGAAGGGCCTGGTCAAGGTCGAGATCGGGCTCTGCCGGGGGAAGACCACCGTGGACAAGCGGGCCGGCGAGCAGGAGAAAACCCAGAAGCGGGAGATCCAGAAACTACTGAAAAGGCGGTCTCGGGATGCATA carries:
- the smpB gene encoding SsrA-binding protein SmpB, giving the protein MEEKLIAKNKKAFHEFEVFERFEAGIVLQGTEVKSIREGRVNLKESYARLRNGEVWLMQCHVNPYTHGNLFNHDPVRPRKLLLHRSEIRRLIGKVREKGMTLVPLAVTLRKGLVKVEIGLCRGKTTVDKRAGEQEKTQKREIQKLLKRRSRDA